One Nonomuraea angiospora DNA segment encodes these proteins:
- the rpsM gene encoding 30S ribosomal protein S13, translating to MARLVGVDLPREKRLEIALTYIYGIGRTRAQEILQATGVSGDLRVHQLSDTELVPMRDYIEANFKIEGDLRREVQADIRRKIEIGCYQGIRHRKGLPVHGQRTQTNARTRKGKKKTVAGKKKPGKK from the coding sequence ATGGCTCGCCTGGTTGGCGTCGACCTCCCCCGCGAGAAGCGGCTGGAGATCGCTCTCACCTACATCTACGGAATCGGCCGCACCCGCGCCCAGGAGATCCTCCAGGCCACCGGTGTCAGCGGCGACCTCCGCGTGCACCAGCTCTCCGACACCGAGCTCGTCCCGATGCGTGACTACATCGAGGCGAACTTCAAGATCGAGGGTGACCTGCGCCGCGAGGTCCAGGCCGACATTCGTCGCAAGATCGAAATCGGTTGCTACCAGGGCATCCGGCACCGCAAGGGCCTGCCCGTCCACGGCCAGCGCACGCAGACCAACGCGCGCACCCGCAAGGGCAAGAAGAAGACCGTGGCCGGCAAGAAGAAGCCCGGTAAGAAG